ttcgttaaattttaccgttaaatAACCGAGTTGGATGATATGTGACGGTTGatgggtgtaccggtttaaagTTTTTGTCCTCCTTTTATCGTGGTTgtaccaaattgaaaattttggtggTAACTGATAGAgtgtaaatttattacaggtgtaccgatttgaaatttttatggtaagtgtaccggtttgagttttttttgtggtatttaaaaaaataggaaagcTATTAAATATTGGGCTTGCTATCTTCAAACGCCATGCGCGTGCAGTTCGTGTGGGCTTTCATCAGTTCCCACTCGCCAGTCCTCCCTCACGCTCACGGCCCAAGAAACGAGTCCGTGTACAACACGCGGCCTCTCAGCCCGAAGCTTCCCCACGTGAAAACCACCAACTCCCATTCGCTTTCTTCCCCACATCCCCTATTTAGAAATCCCCGGATTTCACTTGTTTTTTAATTGGCCACTATTTCCCCTTCAATCATCACCCCCTTCGATCCTCGCTCTTCGATCTTCAACCGCAACCCCAAAATGGATCCGAGCCACTCGACCCCCTCTCACGCCCACGGCCACCACCAGAACCCCAGCTCCAGCGACCTCATGGCCAGCGCCAAGCTCGTCGCGGAGGCCGCCAAGTCGACCTTCAGCCACGAGTCCGACAAGATCGACCGGGCCAGGGTCGCCGGAGCAGCCTCCGACCTCCTCGACGCCGCCTGCCACTACGGCAAGCTCGAGGAGAAGAGCTTCGGCAAGTACGTGGAGAAGGCCGAGGACTACCTCCGCCAGTACGGCTCCTCCCACCcctccgccgccaccgccgccgccggcggCCACCACCCCGCCCCGCAGCACGCGGGAGCCCCTGCTGCCGCGGCCGCGGCGCCCCACCACTCGTCGGCCCACTCCGGAGGCGAGGAGCACTCCGGGAGTGGCGGGCACGGGGATTACCTGAAGATGGCCCAGGGGTTCCTCAACTCCGGCGGCAAAGAACACTCCGGGAGCGGCGGGGGATACGGGGATTACATGAAAATGGCTCAAGGATTTCTCAAGAAGTAGTGGTCATCGCTAGTAATTACAGAGTTAGCCGGTGAATCTTAAGTAGTGTGCGATGTGTTGGGTTGCTCTGCttctctctgtctttctctctctctgtttgtgtaatttgtgtttgtgtttgtgttgACTTTTGAATTGTGATTGTAATTGGCTGAATCGTATATTGCTGATTTTCCGATCATGCAAAAGATCCGATGCCTGCTTGATTACGTCTGTCTGCTGCGTCGAAGTGATTCACCGCTGACGAGAATCGTAGAAGCGATTAGAGATCTTCCGAGTCGGATCTGGGAAAACCCATGACGGGTTCGGCGAGGAACCGtatttgtgttttttcttttttttttttttttttgtcgggagaaaaaaaaacaacgtcATTCAACTAACACGACAATTATGAGTTTCTGAGCATAAAGTCACGCACAGACTGAGGTGGTTTAGACGACCAGGTAGGAGGAAAGGCCTTCGGCAACTTGGTTTGCGTCTCTCGGACCGGGCTAAGCTTTGCTCGCAATCTTCAATAACGGTCCGTAGCTCCCATGGGCTTCAAGTGCCCGAGAAAAGCTCAACAACTGACAGGCCATACGTTTCCACGGTCAAGTGTTGATCATGTTCACTCCACAGATCACGCCTATCTTCCAAGTATCAGGGATGAGCGGTTTTAGAGTccattaaattttcaattggaaTCTGGAATTTACCCATATAAATCGattctctaatttttgaaacgTGAAATTTATTCTGCATACcttgaaatctgaaatctaTTATGTCATAGGTACCAGGATCGGTTTCAATGTTTGCTCATATTCTacttgtatttttaattaaacatTGCAGTGAACAATCACCTTTAATAACAATCATTTTCTGCTCTAATGAATTGGCTACAGCTCATGTTTAGACATACgaagaatatgaaaatattaacaaagtaaaaatttcaGTTGTGGATATAATCGAAAATAGAAGTTTAGACTATTGGTTCAATATTATACACTCATAATATGACGCCATGAAATATCGTAGCATCGTGTGaaaatataaaacaagaaaaacgcAAAAAACTTGTTCCAGTGGACTGTCTAAACCAGTCTCCCAAATTTTGAAACATGAAACCTACCTTGCACATCTTAGTAGGTGGAACGGGACCAATTCTCGCTAGTCCCATTTTACCTTGAAACAACGCCCATCCCTACCAAGTATAATAGAGCAATTCTCAAGGCTAAGCTTTCAACGATAGCTGGCAAGGAAGGTGGACTCACTCAGTTGGCAAAACCCACAATAATTCGGCCAGAAGAGTCGCAACAAATCCGAACGACCGCACCCTCCTATTCCCCCATCGAGCATGGAATCATCAACTTTGAGCTTCAAGCACCCGCTTGTCGgagaggagaaaatattaggtaatCTTGATTTGCCAAGTCATCAATGAGACACTCCATACGAACATCAACACGTGTTCATTGCGGGTCCCACCTgtcagaaaattttcaaaacccctcctctccttctccgTTATTCTCCGTTATCTCTTCCCCCCCTATATCTCTCTTTGCCTCTTACCGAGGACCCGCTCTCTCTACGCAACCTTTGCTCTCGCTCTCCCCATCCCACTTCAAGAAAGaaaaccttctctctctctctcgtccgccTCCGCGTTGGTTCGCATCTTTCTTTGAAACTTCGTCCCACGATTTCTCTTAAGGTTTGGTCGGTTCTTCTTCATGCTCGTCTCTCTTGTTAGGTTTCAGCTTTTATTTGGTGGAATCGATTTCGATTTTCTTGCTGCGTGCTAAAGAGGGCTAGCGTTTTGTTATCtcgatctttattttgtttttccctctttcGATAGAATTGATTTTCACCTCTTTGATCTTCCCGATTCTACTTTTCGTGCTAAGATTATGCTTGCGTTTGTGACTTCGTTGCCTAAATTGTGCTCCAAGCTCAAATTCCTATCCCTGGCTTTGTTGCTTTGATAGGAAAGAAAATTGCCATTATCGATGAGATTAGTATTATCTTTGTAGTGATACCGTGGCGTCCCAGTCCTGCCACTTGCTTGTTATTCGTGCTTTGTTTTAATataatattatatataataacTGACGCATGCGGTCCATGCCGAAGACTAACACAAACAAGTGAGGTTAGCATACAAGTGCATGAACAAATTGTAGGAGGTACAACACTTAAATGGTTTGGCCTCAATAGGGTTCACCACCGGTACATGCTTAGATAGATATATGTACACTCATATCACAAATCTTGATTTTATATAATGGATAATTTGTTAATGTACATCCATTTTTAATCGTCGCAACTATTTATGTTTATATATTTATgtgaataattaaaaatattattcgttcatttatttttataagaaatcatttccaaaaaaaaaatattctccatGTCATGAACTTTTACGAATTATTCAAGTATTTACGTATTATATCAAACTTTCATCTAATGGTCGATAATGGTTTCTCAAAATATCGTCTTAGTGAAGGAGATTTTAACTTCACCTTTTTTTCAGAGTCCTTGGCCGACGCCGAATAGCGTGGACAACTCGTGGCCTCTCAGTTCCCACGTGGGGACCACCAACTTCGTTCGTTTCTTCTCTCACCTCCTCTATTTAAGACTCGTGTTCCTTCCTATCTTCCCTTCAATCATTCATCATCAcccccatcttcatcttcaatccTCGCTCTTCGATCTCCAACCAACCGCACCCCAAATGGATCCCAGCGACGCCAACCCCTCTCGCTCCCACGGCCACCATAGCTCCAACTCCAGCGACCTCATGGCCAGCGCCAAGCTCATGGCGGAGGCCGCCAAGTCGACCTTCAACCACGAGACCGACAAGGTCGACCGGCCCAGGGTCGCCGGTGCCGCCTCCGACCTCCTCGACGCCGCCTGCCACTACGGCAAGCTCGAGGAGAAGAGCTACGGCAAGTACGTGGAGAAGGCCGAGGACTACCTCCGCCAGTACGGGTCCCCCCacacctcctccgccgccgccgacgccgccggccaccacccCGCCCCGCAGCACGCGGAAGTCCCGGCCGCCGCCGCGGCGTCGCCCCACCACTCGTCGGCCAATTCCGGTGGCGAGGAGCACTCCGGGAGCGGCGGGCACGGGGATTACCTGAAGATGGCCCAGGGGTTCCTCAACTCCGGCGGCGAGGACCGTCCCGGGAGCGGCGGGGGATACGGGGAGTACGTGAAAATGGCTCAAGGTTTTCTCAAGAAGCAGTGATCGTCGCTAGCGACGAATTACAGAGTTATCCCATGAATCTTCAGTTACTTTGCGATGTATTTGGCTTCTCTGTTTCATGTTGTTCGTCCTGGTTTCGAGTTTTACGGTCGACTTGTGATCTGAGAATTAGATATATCAGTGAATTTCCGATCCTTCGAATGCGCCGGTTCCTGCTCGATTTCGTTGTCTTGTTGCGTTGAAGCGATTCATCGTTGTCTTGTTGCGTTGAAGCGATTCATCGACGATGAGGATCGATTCAAGTGATGGGAGATCTCCCGGGTCGGAtctgggaagaaaaaaaagcgGGGGACTCGACTTGTTGAATTGGTCAAAGCTTGAGTTGAAAAGTTGGATATGGATAGGGGTGGGGAGATAAGGAGGAACAATAAAAACAAACGAAaacaaggaaaatcaaaagcaaatttcccaaaaaaaaatgataaatcgTGGTCGGAGCGTCGCCTCACGGATCCAGTGGCCATCAGCGAGAGCCACGTGTCAGCGGTTGCATTAATGTCTCCGATTTGCCACTTCGCTTACGTGGACCTCGCGATTTGTACCCGATAACGCCGTGTTTGTCTGGGAAGTGGGGAAAAGTTACGGAAACAACTTTTTCCTTGTGCTagtaaaattatatatatagacGCACACACATACTTACTTATATATTATGTGGGCCTGATCAGACAGGACTCTTTAGGACAAAGGGCTTATCACTGGCCTGGTTATCTTAAAACAAATATTTTGAGCACTCGGGCAGCATCGGTTAACAAGGGTTTATCTTTTTCGGACTTCTTAACCGAACCGAATACGACATTATTGACTGAGGGtaatatggtaaaaaaattgtatGTTAACTAGTCAATTCCCCCAACTTCTATTCTCAATTTGGAGGACGCAAAAAATGCGAAGGGCAATAGACACAAATGCTACTCCAAATCCTCACCTTACATTTCCCACTATCCTTACAATTTTGGCATGCCCTAGATGACGTCAGAATTAGGAGCAAATAACATACACGAAAAACGTActccaaaaaggaagaaggaaattacCTTTGCTATCGTCTAAAACAACCGGGcgctctctctacttctctaaaATTGTAGCCATTTTTCGATTTATGTGAATCTTATCCGGAATAATCTTGTAGGATGTAAGATGATttagattttattttctatgaatcGATCTACCAAAAGGAATACGAACCGTCTTTTAAAACCACCTGCGAACCTAAGAGGGGGTTGGTGGTGGCCCCTTCGTCACTAAGCTTGAATTCTAGACCCATCTTTTTTTAACACTTGTGCTGTGTAACGCTTTTTCCCTTAAATTTTATCTTGATGCGTTTTTAATCCTTACACTTTCGTGTTCCTTTGTGAGTTCTAttgaaattcttatttgagCATTTTCGTTAGAATTGAGAATAATTTCTGTGtgtgacaaaaaagaagaagatgaagactagTGAATAATGCAGTAATTGTGAGCAATTCTTTTACTCTCATTTCTGACTCGTGGACCAACCATTTTTTGTATGTGATTCTTGAAAgagtttcacattttttttttttatcttcttgtaGACCTTCGGAATAAATCTTGGGTTATTATGCAAACCAAATAGATTGATGactgaccaacaaaaaaaaaaaaccaaataaagaactgatttcttttgattaaatcaaattaagtGTCGTGACTACGAAAGTACGAGGGATAAAAGAGATTGAAATAAAATAGAAACAGAGTCTAGGAGTTAAATTGATACTGGAGAAAAATTTTGAGGGTCGCAACTGTAATTTCGCCTTTCCTCAGGGGCCACTTCGCTAAAAACAAAAcaaccccccacaaaaaaaaaaacggtgcTGCGTGCGTGTGGGGCTTGGGCGACGTCGTCTTCTCTTTTGGAAGtatttcctgccaaaattgtTTATGATAACTAATTTTTCAGTCATTTTCTCCGGGTAGATTTGAGGGAcggagagagggggagagagaagagatagaGAAGAGTGGGCCGTCCTTGATCTCCTCTTTCGATCTCTGCTCCGATCGCTTTCTCCTTCGTCTGTAAATCCTGCAATCGCCgcgatcttctctctctctctctccaattcgAGGTAATTTTCGCGTTTCGATTCGCGggttttttttcgattttttttttccagatgaCCTCCatctcatcttccgagagtccCACGAATCGGTTGCTCAGTTTAGGCTTTGTTTGACTCGAATTCAAATCGTTTTCATGCCCGTGAGGATCGTACGCCGGTTTCCGTGGGTTGAATTCGGTGGATTCGGTCCCGTGTTGGTCGCGATTGCAATTGTGCTGGTACTTTTTGATGCATTAAAAGCGCTGCGGAACCATTGCCATGTTGTTTCTCATAACTGCGTGCGCCTTTTTGGGATGCCTTTTCTGGTGGagcgttctttcttttctttggcgaCTTAGGAATGAAGGCGATGGAATTTCGCGATCTTCATAGTTGGTATCTCTTGCTGATTTTATAAACATACTGTGGACGCGCACGTTTCGAAAATTTAATCACTGGATGCTGTTCTTCTCTTAATGAGGATAGGAAGTCTGGTAGAATTAGAGAGATAAGGGTGGCTTGAGAATGCGGTTTGCAGTTAATTTGGCGGGTGACTCTCGAACATCAGTGTGGCTTTGAGAGGTTGGCACCACCAAATAGGAAATTCATGCTTACCCTTCTTTTTGTCCAATGAAATTAATGGCGGCTTACTAATCAGGATGAATGTGGAGCAGGGTAACCTTTTTTATATGGCATTGTAGTTGTTCTAGAAAATAATGATAGTTAAGCTGTCATCATCTTGTGATTTCTGGGGAATATCTACCTTTTCGTATGATTGTGAGAAGACTAAATCACTTCGAGCGTACTCAATATTCCCTGTTAGTTCCATTGCATCTTCGTATGGAAACTGTAGTCATTGAAACTAAAATATCATGAGTAGTGTGTATAAGGTTAACTGTTCTCCTTGTGTTTAATTCAGGTAGGTTCAGGTAAACAGAGCTTTCGCCTCGCCAGTGAGTCAGAGAAGGGAACTAAAACATTCTGCTCAagatttcttctttgagttttcTAGTTTAGATGGCGTGCAATTCACGATTATAGCATTTACGACCTTTGCTCCTTGAGCAAATTGTTTCATTGTTGCAATGTGGAAATTTACATCAAATGTTATTTCAAGCATCGGATTGAAAAAAAGCTCCAGTGAGCCAAGTCGAATATGTCAGGAGTGCTCAGATGATGAGGTTGCTTCCAATGTAAGCAGGGATGAAGGCTTGGAATGCCCGATATGCTGGGAGTCATTCAATATTGTTGAGAATGTACCGTACGTCCTATTGTGTGGCCATACACTCTGCAAGAATTGCGTCCTCGGCCTTCAATCAGCTCTTTTGAATTTCCCGGGACAACAAATTAAGATATCCTTTCTTATTTCCTGCCCATGGTGCCACTTGTTGTCATTAAGGTTGGTTCATAGGGGGAACCTAAAGTTCCCTCGCAAGAACTTCTTCCTTCTTTGGATGGTCGAGAGCTTGAATGGGGACCGGACCAGGTTTACTTCCATTTGCTCTATCGAAAATCAAACAGTTGGCTCTCCAAGGCGCAATCTAGCTCTTGCAAATCGAGCTGGCAGTGGTAGCCTTAGAAGGCAGCCAAGTTCTCGATATGCCGGGCAATTGTCCCAGTTGGAAAATGTTGGTCGCAGTCCCAATGGGCAGCAGCATTCCCCTTTCCCTAAATCTCTGGATATATTCATTGACATTATGTCTAAGTTCCCATTGGTGATCGTGTTTCTCCTGATTCTGTTTTTTGTGCTGCCTGGTTGTGCTATCATCTTGTTCCTGTATCTTCTGCTCACTATTCTTTTTGCGATACCCGCGTTTTTGGTATTGTACTTTGCATACCCTGTTTTGGGATGGCTGGTGAAGGAGATAACTTCGTGAGATTTAGTTTTTCGATGATGAAGCCTGGGATCCTTGATGCCTCTGCTGTCTGCCCAAGAGGTGATGTCGTTGGTTGTCTTCTCTACTGTCACCATGCGTATTGATTCAGGTCGACCCATCGCCTATTTGATTAGCTTTTTATAGAGGGGAAGTTTGAGATGTTTCTTGGATATGTATCTATTGCATTTGGGAACACGTTAAAGAGGTTGTCATTTATTTCAATGGCATTGATTGCATTAACCAGCTGGTGGTACAATCTAAGTCTATTCTATGTTGATGCATTGGAGGTGCAATAAGAGTATCTGAAAGGTCCTTCACTTTCTTGGCGGCAGCCGTGGAGGTATAGATAGGAACAGTACTTGTATGGATGTTTTATTGCGTCTTTTCTGCATATTGATTTAGCTATGCTGCCATTTTTCGTTCTACTATTGCTGGCTCTTCATTACGGGCTAATGCGTGTAGGGAAATAGTAATATGTGCTGCTGTTTACATGctctctttgcttctttttcccccctttaATGTTTCTTTGGCGATGAAATTTATCGTATCGACCAGAAACCTTAACACTGAATGATAAGAGGCAGCCATGTAACATCTTGCAAACTGAGAACTGTACAAAGGTATTCTTGCGATCACACCGAGAAACAGACAGGAAGGAATATATCTTACATCCGCAGCTTCGAGTATTTTGGGAGAACCAGCCAGGGCCGGCGATTTCAGCAGCAGAAACATGTGGTCGGAGGTTTCCCAGTGGTTCTGattttatttgctttctctCTGGCCTTCAACTCTTCATTCCTTTGCCTTTCCTCTGCCTTTGCTCTCGCTCCGGCCGCAATCTGTCCAATCCTCTCCATCTCGGCCCGGAATGTTTGCAATGCTT
The genomic region above belongs to Rhodamnia argentea isolate NSW1041297 chromosome 6, ASM2092103v1, whole genome shotgun sequence and contains:
- the LOC115756258 gene encoding nodulin-related protein 1-like, whose amino-acid sequence is MDPSHSTPSHAHGHHQNPSSSDLMASAKLVAEAAKSTFSHESDKIDRARVAGAASDLLDAACHYGKLEEKSFGKYVEKAEDYLRQYGSSHPSAATAAAGGHHPAPQHAGAPAAAAAAPHHSSAHSGGEEHSGSGGHGDYLKMAQGFLNSGGKEHSGSGGGYGDYMKMAQGFLKK
- the LOC115727120 gene encoding uncharacterized protein LOC115727120 → MWKFTSNVISSIGLKKSSSEPSRICQECSDDEVASNVSRDEGLECPICWESFNIVENVPYVLLCGHTLCKNCVLGLQSALLNFPGQQIKISFLISCPWCHLLSLRLVHRGNLKFPRKNFFLLWMVESLNGDRTRFTSICSIENQTVGSPRRNLALANRAGSGSLRRQPSSRYAGQLSQLENVGRSPNGQQHSPFPKSLDIFIDIMSKFPLVIVFLLILFFVLPGCAIILFLYLLLTILFAIPAFLVLYFAYPVLGWLVKEITS